In Altererythrobacter aquiaggeris, the genomic stretch ATCGCCCAAATTCCATGCCTGCCGGTAGATGGTGTCACGTGACCGGGGCACGATCGTATCGATTTCGGCCCAATTCCTGAATTCGACAATCCGCGCGGGGTCTGCTCCCTTGTTCGCAGCTTTCTCCATCATCGTACCCGAAATGGTGCTTACCGTATCAGCACATTCGAGCATTTTCTGTTCGAGCCACATTGCGATTTTTGCAGCCATGCTTGCGGGTTTGACGAGGCCGGTCGCAATCGCTGCGTCAACCTCGAAATCCTGGATATGTATCCAGAAATGCGCGCTCGCTATTTTCGCGCACAAGTAGCCGACCGGAGCGGACATAATCGATGGTACCGGCGCAAAAACCAGCCGGGGCCGCTGTTTTCCCCAGACAACCTTGAGCGCAGGCCAGATGGCGCTTAAGGCAAAGCTGAGTTGATGGATTATCCGCCGAAACCCTGTCGGCTGATCGGGGATATAATGCGCACACCGAATGACAGTCACTCCGTTTTCGCGGCTGGTGCGCCACAGCCCGCCGCGATAATTCTCAACAGATTGCCAATCGGGGTAAAAAGGCTTGCCGCAAATTACCGTTACACGGTGGCCTGCCGCGGCCAATGCCTCCGCAGTTCCGGCGCTGTATGGCCCGATGCCGAGGGGCTCGGGCGAATAATTCAACGAAAGGACAAGAATATTCACCCTCAACCCTGATTGGCTTTGAACCACTCGTAGGCCGATGACACACCGCCGCGCAGCGCAATCGACGGTTCCCAGCCCAACCTTTGCAGCTTTGACGAATCGAGCAATTTCCGCGGCGTGCCGTCCGGTTTGTCTGGGTCGTTCGATACGTGGCCATTGAAGCCGATAATCTGCTTGATCAGATCAGCGAGATCCGCAATCGAAACCTCCTCACCCGAACCGACATTCACGTGACTTTCGCCGGAGTAATTGCAGAGCAGAAAGATGCATGCGTCGGCAAGATCATCGACATGGAGAAACTCACGCAAGGGCTTTCCCGACCCCCAGATTCGGACGCTAGCCGATCCCGTTTCTTTCGCCTCGTGGATTTTGCGGATGAGGGCAGGCAAAACGTGACTGGATTCAAGATCGTAATTGTCGCCGGGGCCATAAAGATTGGTTGGCATTGCACTGATAAAATCGCAGCCATAATGCCGCCGGTATGACTGGCAAAGTTTGATCCCGGCGATCTTTGCTACCGCGTACCATTCGTTGGTCGATTCGAGCGGTCCTGTCATCAAAGCTGCTTCGCTGATCGGCTGGGCAGCGTGTTTGGGATAAATGCAGGACGAGCCAAGAAACAGCAGTTTCTGGCTGCCATGGACCCGCGCTGCTTCGATCACATTAGCCTGAATCATCAGATTGTCATAAAGAAATTCGGCG encodes the following:
- a CDS encoding WcaI family glycosyltransferase, with the protein product MNILVLSLNYSPEPLGIGPYSAGTAEALAAAGHRVTVICGKPFYPDWQSVENYRGGLWRTSRENGVTVIRCAHYIPDQPTGFRRIIHQLSFALSAIWPALKVVWGKQRPRLVFAPVPSIMSAPVGYLCAKIASAHFWIHIQDFEVDAAIATGLVKPASMAAKIAMWLEQKMLECADTVSTISGTMMEKAANKGADPARIVEFRNWAEIDTIVPRSRDTIYRQAWNLGDRKVALYSGNIAHKQGIEIIVEAARLLRGRADIVFVICGDGPNRKNLDRLAEGLPNIQLHPLQPREQIGELLATADICLLPQIAGAADLVLPSKLANILAAGRPVIATAKAGTGLAKEVGGAGAITPPGDVGAFARKVEDLLDDPDGLATMAAIARQRAEERWSRGELLGNFVKQVERAA
- the fcl gene encoding GDP-L-fucose synthase, with translation MFSLEGKRIYVAGHQGMVGSALLRRLVSEDCTVVTSARNLDLRNQVAVNGWFETNRPEVVILAAAKVGGILANDRYPAEFLYDNLMIQANVIEAARVHGSQKLLFLGSSCIYPKHAAQPISEAALMTGPLESTNEWYAVAKIAGIKLCQSYRRHYGCDFISAMPTNLYGPGDNYDLESSHVLPALIRKIHEAKETGSASVRIWGSGKPLREFLHVDDLADACIFLLCNYSGESHVNVGSGEEVSIADLADLIKQIIGFNGHVSNDPDKPDGTPRKLLDSSKLQRLGWEPSIALRGGVSSAYEWFKANQG